A stretch of the Mycobacterium shigaense genome encodes the following:
- a CDS encoding serine/threonine-protein kinase, with protein sequence MPQSDGLPEGTDFAGYTIVRRLGVGGMGEVYLAAHPRLPRRDALKILPAELTDDLEFRQRFNREADLAGSLYNEHIVGIHDRGEYEGRLWISMDYVEGTDAARLLRERFPSGMPKADVVEIVSAVADALDYAHSRGLLHRDVKPANILLGEANPRRRILLADFGIARELGEVSGLTATNMLIGTTAYCAPEQLRGLDLNGRADQYALGCTAFNLLTGSAPFHNSNPAVVITQHLSEPPPSISERRPELADLDGALDKALAKDPANRYATCADFAAALGAQLGTSPAAEAVAPTQAAAIATDVIAAPRITSGATPPVRSNRRTALAVSAIVGVALIGLAVLVGVRLLGDSSQSGNGAATSQPVAPPSSQPSAKPALKLSGQITDNANALGPLEYDAVNRALRKLYDTQGSRLWVVYVKNFDGLKPLRWAEDTMRANNFTDKDAILAVATDEPAYSFRVPNAVINGRAIDLEVIRRERISPAVFRHEWPRAAIAAANSLDVGRA encoded by the coding sequence ATGCCGCAAAGCGACGGGCTACCCGAAGGCACCGACTTCGCTGGATACACGATCGTTCGCCGGCTGGGGGTCGGCGGCATGGGCGAGGTGTATCTGGCTGCGCACCCACGGCTGCCCCGGCGCGATGCGCTGAAAATCCTGCCCGCCGAACTGACCGATGACCTCGAATTCCGTCAACGCTTTAACCGGGAAGCCGACCTCGCAGGCAGCTTGTACAACGAGCACATCGTCGGCATCCACGACCGCGGCGAATACGAAGGCCGACTGTGGATTTCGATGGATTACGTCGAGGGCACCGACGCCGCGCGGCTGCTTCGGGAGCGGTTCCCTTCGGGAATGCCCAAAGCCGACGTCGTCGAGATCGTTTCGGCCGTCGCCGACGCGCTCGACTACGCCCACTCGCGCGGCCTGCTGCACCGCGATGTCAAACCGGCCAACATTCTGCTGGGTGAGGCCAATCCACGGCGGCGCATCCTGCTCGCCGACTTCGGTATCGCCCGCGAGCTGGGCGAGGTCAGCGGCCTGACCGCGACGAACATGTTGATCGGCACGACCGCCTACTGCGCGCCCGAGCAACTGCGAGGGCTGGACCTTAACGGCCGCGCCGACCAATACGCCCTCGGCTGCACCGCGTTCAACCTGCTGACCGGCTCGGCCCCGTTCCACAACTCCAACCCGGCGGTGGTCATCACCCAGCATTTGTCGGAGCCACCGCCGTCAATCAGTGAGCGCCGGCCCGAGTTGGCCGACCTTGACGGCGCGCTCGATAAGGCGCTTGCGAAGGATCCGGCCAACCGCTATGCGACGTGCGCGGATTTCGCGGCCGCGCTGGGCGCGCAGCTCGGCACCTCGCCAGCGGCCGAGGCGGTGGCTCCGACCCAGGCCGCCGCGATCGCGACGGATGTGATCGCCGCGCCGCGAATCACCTCGGGCGCAACGCCGCCCGTGCGCAGCAACCGGCGCACGGCGCTCGCGGTCTCGGCGATCGTCGGCGTCGCGCTGATCGGGCTTGCGGTACTCGTCGGCGTCCGCCTGCTGGGCGACTCCAGCCAATCCGGCAACGGCGCAGCCACCTCGCAACCGGTGGCACCGCCAAGTAGCCAGCCGTCGGCCAAGCCGGCGCTCAAGCTGTCCGGCCAAATCACCGACAACGCGAATGCGCTCGGTCCCCTCGAGTACGACGCGGTAAACCGAGCGCTTCGCAAGCTCTACGACACGCAAGGCAGCAGGCTGTGGGTGGTGTACGTCAAGAACTTCGACGGCCTCAAGCCGCTGCGCTGGGCCGAGGACACCATGCGCGCCAACAACTTCACCGATAAGGACGCCATCCTGGCCGTGGCCACCGACGAGCCGGCCTACTCGTTCCGGGTGCCGAACGCGGTGATCAACGGGAGGGCGATCGATCTCGAAGTCATTCGCCGCGAACGCATCTCACCGGCGGTGTTCCGACACGAGTGGCCCCGCGCGGCGATCGCAGCGGCCAATAGTTTGGACGTGGGTCGGGCTTGA
- a CDS encoding calcium:proton antiporter — translation MRNSRVSWNVVVPLIALVLLALTWGATPGPMLALLEAVFLIGSVLAAVHHAEVVAHRVGEPFGSLVLAAAVTVIELALIVELMASGGSDAATLARDTAFAALMICTNGIAGLSLLLGSHRYGVTLFNPHGSGAALATLITLATLSLVLPTFTTSHSGPQFSPGQLEFAAVASLLLYLLFVFTQTVRHRDFFLPVAQKGQQGLFEDDTHADPPSTSAALRSLGLLMVALVAVVGLAEQESPAVEKLVSAAGFPHSFVGVVIASLVLLPETLAAVRAARQGRIQTSLNLAYGSAMASIGLTIPGIALASIWLQGPLILGLGPTQLVLFASTVVISMLTVVPGRATRLQGEVHLVLLTAYAFLSIIP, via the coding sequence ATGCGCAATAGCCGGGTGTCCTGGAATGTGGTTGTCCCGCTAATAGCCCTCGTCCTGCTGGCACTGACCTGGGGCGCGACGCCCGGGCCGATGCTCGCCCTCCTCGAGGCGGTCTTTCTCATCGGGTCGGTGCTGGCCGCGGTGCACCACGCGGAGGTGGTCGCACACCGGGTCGGAGAGCCGTTCGGGTCGCTGGTGCTTGCCGCAGCCGTGACGGTCATCGAGCTGGCGCTGATCGTCGAGCTGATGGCCTCCGGCGGCAGCGACGCGGCGACCCTGGCCCGAGACACCGCGTTCGCCGCGCTGATGATCTGTACCAACGGCATCGCCGGCTTGTCGCTGTTGCTCGGCTCCCATCGGTACGGCGTGACCTTGTTCAACCCGCACGGCAGCGGCGCGGCGCTGGCCACGCTCATCACGCTGGCGACGTTGAGCCTGGTGCTGCCGACGTTCACCACCAGCCATAGCGGGCCGCAATTCTCGCCCGGCCAGCTTGAGTTCGCCGCCGTCGCCTCGCTGCTGCTCTACCTGCTGTTCGTTTTCACCCAAACCGTGCGGCATCGCGACTTTTTTCTGCCCGTCGCGCAGAAGGGTCAGCAAGGCCTGTTCGAGGACGACACCCACGCGGATCCGCCGAGCACGTCGGCGGCGCTGCGCAGCCTGGGGCTGCTGATGGTGGCGCTGGTCGCGGTCGTGGGCCTGGCCGAACAGGAATCGCCCGCCGTCGAGAAATTGGTGTCGGCCGCGGGATTCCCGCACTCGTTCGTCGGTGTGGTGATCGCGTCGCTGGTGCTGCTGCCCGAGACCCTCGCGGCAGTGCGCGCGGCGCGGCAGGGCCGCATCCAGACCAGCCTGAATCTGGCCTACGGTTCGGCGATGGCCAGCATCGGGCTCACCATTCCGGGTATCGCGCTCGCGTCGATCTGGCTGCAGGGCCCGCTGATTCTCGGCCTGGGCCCCACCCAGCTGGTGCTGTTCGCGTCTACCGTGGTGATCAGCATGCTCACCGTGGTCCCAGGGCGGGCCACCCGACTGCAGGGTGAAGTTCACCTGGTATTACTCACCGCTTATGCGTTTCTGTCGATCATCCCGTAA
- a CDS encoding peroxiredoxin gives MKSGDIVADFELPDQSGTPRKLSELLSTGPVVLFFYPAAMTPGCTKEACHFRDLAAEFAAVGANRVGISTDEVAKQAKFADKENFDYPLLSDNDGAVANQFGVKRGLLGKLMPVKRTTFVIDTDRTVLDVIASEFSMDTHADQALATLRARSSA, from the coding sequence ATGAAATCTGGAGACATCGTCGCCGACTTCGAACTTCCCGATCAGAGCGGAACGCCCCGCAAACTCAGCGAGCTCCTGTCCACCGGGCCCGTGGTCCTGTTCTTCTACCCCGCAGCGATGACGCCCGGCTGCACCAAGGAGGCGTGTCATTTCCGCGACCTCGCCGCCGAATTCGCTGCCGTCGGCGCCAACCGGGTCGGCATCAGCACCGACGAGGTCGCCAAGCAGGCCAAGTTCGCCGACAAGGAGAACTTCGACTATCCCCTGCTGTCGGACAACGACGGCGCCGTGGCAAACCAATTCGGGGTCAAGCGCGGCCTGCTGGGCAAACTGATGCCGGTTAAACGCACCACCTTTGTGATCGACACGGACCGCACCGTGCTCGACGTGATCGCCAGCGAATTCAGCATGGACACCCACGCCGACCAGGCACTCGCGACACTACGGGCCCGTTCGTCGGCGTAA
- a CDS encoding anthranilate synthase component I, with protein MPAHLAATTSREEFRLLAVEHRFVPVTRKVLADSETPLSAYRKLAANRPGTFLLESAENGRSWSRWSFIGAGSPSALTVRDGAAVWLGAVPQDAPTGGDPLDALRATLELLATAKLSGLPPLSGGLVGFFAYDLVRRLERLPHSAVDDLQLPDMLLLLATDMAAVDHHEGTITLIANAVNWNGTDERVDEAYEDAVARLDVMTAALGQPLPSTVATFSRPEPRYRAQHTVEEYGKIVDYLVEQIAAGEAFQVVPSQRFEMDTDVDPIDVYRMLRATNPSPYMYLLHVPNSVGATDFSIVGSSPEALVSVVDGRATTHPIAGTRWRGQNEEEDQLLEKELMEDEKERAEHLMLVDLGRNDLGRVCTPGTVRVEDYSHIERYSHVMHLVSTVTGMLGAGRTALDAVTACFPAGTLSGAPKVRAMELIEEVEKTRRGLYGGVIGYLDFAGNADFAIAIRTALMRDGTAYVQAGGGVVADSNGPYEYAEASNKARAVLNAIAAAETLTVPGVHTDG; from the coding sequence GTGCCCGCCCATCTCGCCGCCACCACCTCACGAGAGGAATTTCGCCTGCTCGCCGTCGAGCATCGTTTCGTCCCGGTGACCCGTAAGGTCCTGGCGGACAGCGAGACGCCGCTGTCGGCGTATCGCAAGCTCGCAGCCAATCGGCCAGGCACTTTCCTGTTGGAATCGGCCGAGAACGGCCGCTCCTGGTCGCGATGGTCATTCATCGGTGCAGGGTCGCCGTCGGCGTTGACCGTGCGGGACGGCGCGGCGGTGTGGCTGGGCGCGGTGCCCCAGGACGCGCCCACCGGCGGTGACCCGCTGGACGCACTGCGCGCCACGCTAGAGCTGCTGGCCACCGCGAAACTGTCGGGGCTGCCGCCGCTGTCGGGCGGACTGGTCGGCTTCTTCGCCTACGACCTGGTACGGCGCCTGGAACGGCTGCCCCACTCGGCGGTCGACGACCTGCAGCTGCCGGACATGCTGCTGCTGCTGGCCACCGACATGGCGGCCGTGGACCACCACGAGGGCACCATCACGCTGATCGCCAACGCCGTGAACTGGAACGGCACGGACGAGCGGGTCGATGAGGCCTACGAAGACGCGGTCGCACGCCTGGACGTGATGACCGCGGCGCTGGGCCAACCGCTGCCGTCGACGGTCGCGACGTTCAGCAGGCCCGAGCCTCGGTACCGGGCGCAGCACACCGTCGAGGAATACGGCAAGATCGTCGACTACCTTGTCGAGCAGATCGCGGCCGGTGAAGCCTTCCAGGTGGTGCCCTCGCAGCGGTTCGAGATGGACACCGACGTGGACCCGATCGACGTATATCGCATGCTGCGGGCGACCAACCCCAGCCCCTACATGTATCTGCTGCACGTGCCGAATAGTGTTGGCGCAACGGACTTTTCGATCGTCGGCTCGAGCCCCGAGGCGCTGGTCTCCGTCGTCGACGGCCGGGCCACGACGCACCCGATCGCCGGCACCCGGTGGCGAGGCCAGAACGAGGAAGAAGATCAGCTGCTGGAAAAGGAGCTGATGGAGGACGAGAAGGAGCGCGCCGAGCACCTGATGCTGGTCGATTTGGGGCGCAACGACCTGGGCCGGGTGTGCACGCCGGGCACCGTCCGCGTCGAGGACTACAGCCACATCGAACGCTACAGCCATGTCATGCATCTGGTGTCGACCGTGACCGGCATGCTCGGCGCGGGCCGCACCGCACTGGACGCGGTGACGGCCTGCTTCCCGGCCGGGACGCTGTCCGGCGCACCCAAGGTGCGGGCCATGGAGCTGATCGAAGAGGTGGAAAAGACGCGCCGCGGCCTGTACGGCGGCGTCATCGGCTACCTCGACTTCGCCGGAAACGCCGATTTCGCGATCGCCATCCGCACCGCGCTGATGCGCGACGGCACCGCCTATGTCCAGGCCGGCGGGGGTGTGGTGGCCGATTCCAACGGCCCGTATGAGTACGCCGAGGCGAGCAACAAGGCGCGCGCGGTGCTCAACGCGATCGCCGCCGCCGAGACGCTGACCGTCCCGGGCGTGCACACAGATGGCTAA
- a CDS encoding TIGR02234 family membrane protein yields MAKTRRGRLTTGVAQLLLVVAAGGLWTASRLPWVVIRSFDGLGPPKEVTLSGASWSTALLPLALLDLAMAVAALAVRGWALRALAGLLALASLAVAYLGISLWVVPDVALRGADLAHISLLTLVGSERRHGGPTIAVLAAVCTLVAAVLLMRSASVLASDSSGATKYAAPATRRSIARREDPAGAMLEEPGTPEMSERMIWDALDGGYDPTRAPTDTPRESDTEGR; encoded by the coding sequence ATGGCTAAGACTCGCCGCGGCCGGCTGACCACCGGGGTAGCGCAGTTACTGCTCGTGGTCGCGGCCGGTGGGCTGTGGACGGCCTCGCGGCTGCCCTGGGTGGTGATCCGGTCGTTCGACGGGCTGGGGCCCCCCAAGGAGGTGACCTTGTCCGGCGCGTCTTGGTCGACGGCGCTGCTGCCGCTGGCGCTGCTCGACCTGGCGATGGCCGTGGCCGCGCTGGCGGTGCGAGGCTGGGCACTGCGGGCACTGGCCGGCCTGCTGGCGCTGGCTAGCCTCGCGGTCGCCTATCTGGGCATCAGCCTGTGGGTGGTGCCCGACGTGGCCCTGCGCGGCGCCGACCTCGCGCACATTTCGCTGCTGACGCTGGTCGGGAGCGAACGGCGACATGGCGGGCCGACAATCGCCGTGCTGGCCGCGGTGTGCACATTGGTCGCCGCGGTGCTGTTGATGCGGTCGGCGTCGGTCCTGGCGTCGGACAGCTCGGGCGCGACAAAATATGCCGCGCCCGCGACACGTCGCTCAATTGCGCGACGGGAAGACCCCGCGGGGGCGATGCTGGAGGAGCCGGGCACACCAGAGATGTCGGAGCGGATGATCTGGGACGCGCTTGACGGGGGCTATGACCCGACAAGGGCCCCGACCGATACGCCCCGCGAGTCTGACACCGAGGGTCGGTGA
- the trpC gene encoding indole-3-glycerol phosphate synthase TrpC — MSPASVLDSILEGVRADVAAREALISLSEIKAAAAAAPPPLDVMAALREPGIGVIAEVKRASPSAGSLATIADPAKLARAYEDGGARVISVLTEERRFQGSLDDLDAVRAAVSVPVLRKDFVVQPYQIHEARAHGADMLLLIVAALDQSALVSMLDRTESLGMTALVEVHTEQEADRALKAGANVIGVNARDLTTLDVDRDCFARIAPGLPSKVIRIAESGVRHTGDLLAYAGAGADAVLVGEGLVKSNDPRAAVADLVTAGTHPSCPKPAR, encoded by the coding sequence ATGAGTCCGGCTTCCGTGCTTGACTCCATCCTCGAGGGAGTCCGGGCCGACGTTGCCGCGCGCGAAGCGCTGATAAGCCTGTCCGAGATCAAGGCGGCCGCCGCGGCGGCGCCTCCGCCGCTCGATGTGATGGCCGCGCTACGCGAGCCAGGAATCGGTGTGATCGCTGAAGTCAAGCGCGCCAGCCCATCGGCGGGTTCGTTGGCGACCATTGCCGATCCGGCGAAACTCGCTCGCGCTTACGAAGACGGTGGCGCGCGCGTCATCAGTGTTCTGACCGAGGAGCGGCGTTTCCAGGGTTCTCTCGACGATCTCGACGCGGTGCGTGCCGCGGTGTCGGTTCCGGTGTTGCGCAAAGACTTTGTGGTCCAGCCGTATCAGATTCATGAGGCGCGCGCGCACGGCGCCGACATGCTGCTGCTGATCGTCGCCGCCCTGGATCAGTCGGCGCTGGTGTCGATGCTGGACCGCACCGAATCGCTTGGCATGACGGCTCTTGTCGAGGTGCATACCGAACAAGAGGCCGACCGGGCGCTGAAGGCCGGGGCCAACGTGATCGGGGTCAACGCACGCGATCTCACGACTCTGGACGTGGACCGCGATTGCTTCGCGCGCATCGCTCCAGGCTTGCCCAGCAAGGTGATCAGGATCGCCGAGTCGGGGGTGCGCCACACCGGTGACCTGCTGGCGTATGCCGGCGCGGGAGCCGACGCGGTCCTGGTCGGCGAGGGATTGGTCAAAAGCAACGACCCCCGGGCCGCGGTTGCCGATCTGGTCACCGCGGGCACCCACCCATCCTGTCCGAAACCGGCCCGCTGA
- the trpB gene encoding tryptophan synthase subunit beta: MVDLTRPELPLSSAAISHPTRHDPDPGGHFGVYGGRYVAEALMAVIEEVTAAYEKERVNPDFLDTLDELQANYAGRPSPLYEAARLGEHAGSARIFLKREDLNHTGSHKINNVLGQALLAKRMGKTRVIAETGAGQHGVATATACALLGLECVIYMGAVDTARQALNVARMRLLGAEVVSVETGSQTLKDAINDAFRDWVTNADNTYYCFGTAAGPHPFPTMVRDFQRIIGLEARVQIQAQAGRLPDAVVACVGGGSNAIGIFHPFIDDLGVRLIGYEAAGDGVETGRHAATFTGGSPGAFQGSFSYLLQDEDGQTIESHSISAGLDYPGVGPEHAWLRETGRAEYRPITDSEAMDAFRLLCRTEGIIPAIESAHAVAGALKLGNELGRGAIIVVNLSGRGDKDVETAAKWFGLMDDRDQR; this comes from the coding sequence ATGGTAGATCTAACCCGCCCCGAGCTTCCGCTTTCGAGCGCGGCCATCTCCCACCCCACCCGTCACGATCCGGACCCGGGGGGCCATTTCGGCGTATACGGCGGCCGTTACGTCGCCGAGGCGTTGATGGCAGTGATCGAGGAGGTCACCGCGGCCTACGAGAAGGAACGCGTCAACCCGGATTTCCTGGACACCCTCGACGAGCTTCAGGCCAACTACGCGGGCCGGCCCTCGCCGCTGTACGAGGCGGCTCGCCTCGGCGAGCACGCCGGGTCGGCGCGCATCTTCCTCAAGCGAGAAGACCTGAACCACACCGGTTCTCACAAGATCAACAATGTGCTCGGTCAGGCGTTGCTCGCCAAGAGAATGGGCAAGACGCGAGTCATCGCCGAGACCGGAGCCGGCCAGCACGGCGTGGCCACCGCCACCGCGTGCGCACTGCTCGGCCTGGAATGCGTGATCTACATGGGCGCCGTCGACACCGCGCGCCAGGCGCTCAACGTGGCGCGGATGCGGTTGCTCGGTGCCGAGGTCGTCTCCGTCGAGACCGGCTCGCAAACCCTCAAGGACGCGATCAATGACGCGTTCCGCGACTGGGTTACCAACGCCGACAACACCTATTACTGCTTCGGCACCGCGGCCGGGCCGCACCCGTTCCCGACCATGGTTCGCGACTTCCAGCGAATCATCGGCCTGGAGGCGCGCGTCCAGATTCAGGCGCAGGCGGGCCGGTTGCCCGATGCGGTCGTCGCGTGCGTCGGAGGCGGCTCCAACGCCATCGGAATCTTCCACCCGTTCATCGACGATCTGGGCGTGCGGCTGATCGGCTACGAGGCCGCCGGTGACGGCGTCGAAACGGGCAGGCACGCAGCCACATTCACCGGTGGTTCGCCCGGTGCGTTCCAGGGATCGTTCTCGTACCTGCTGCAAGACGAGGACGGGCAGACGATCGAGTCGCATTCGATCTCGGCAGGTCTCGACTATCCGGGCGTGGGTCCCGAGCACGCCTGGCTCAGGGAGACGGGCCGTGCCGAATACCGGCCGATCACCGATTCGGAAGCGATGGACGCCTTCCGGTTGCTGTGCCGCACCGAGGGCATCATTCCGGCCATCGAATCCGCGCACGCCGTCGCGGGTGCGCTCAAGCTGGGCAACGAACTGGGACGCGGCGCGATCATCGTGGTCAACCTGTCGGGCCGCGGTGACAAGGACGTCGAGACGGCCGCCAAGTGGTTCGGCCTGATGGACGACCGGGATCAGCGGTGA